Proteins from one Mycobacterium sp. EPa45 genomic window:
- the bcp gene encoding thioredoxin-dependent thiol peroxidase, translating to MTETARLEVGDKAPAFSLLDAEGKAVKLSDFAGRKVIVYFYPAAMTPGCTKQACDFRDSLAELNGAGIDVIGISPDKPEKLAKFTERDELTFPLLSDPDKKVLTAWGAYGEKKMYGKTVQGVIRSTFVVDEKGKIALAQYNVKATGHVAKLRRDISV from the coding sequence GTGACCGAGACAGCACGCCTCGAAGTCGGAGACAAGGCGCCGGCGTTCAGCCTGCTCGACGCCGAGGGCAAGGCCGTGAAGCTGTCCGACTTCGCAGGCCGCAAGGTGATCGTGTACTTCTACCCGGCCGCGATGACCCCCGGCTGCACCAAGCAAGCCTGCGACTTCCGGGACAGTCTGGCCGAACTCAACGGCGCAGGCATCGACGTCATCGGCATCTCCCCCGACAAGCCCGAGAAGTTGGCTAAGTTCACCGAGCGCGATGAGCTGACGTTCCCGTTGCTGTCCGACCCCGACAAAAAGGTCCTCACTGCATGGGGCGCCTACGGCGAGAAAAAGATGTACGGCAAGACCGTGCAGGGTGTCATCCGGTCGACGTTCGTGGTCGACGAGAAGGGCAAGATCGCCCTCGCCCAGTACAACGTCAAGGCGACCGGCCATGTCGCCAAACTGCGCCGCGACATATCGGTCTAG
- a CDS encoding DUF3618 domain-containing protein, translated as MADRDPEVIKAEIDQARDRLAVTVDSLAERANPQRIADDVKSALLRFVKKPPVAAALAGVGVVTIVLVVRRIRNG; from the coding sequence GTGGCGGACCGGGATCCCGAGGTCATCAAGGCCGAGATCGACCAGGCGCGCGATCGGCTGGCGGTCACGGTGGACTCGCTGGCCGAGCGCGCCAACCCACAGCGCATCGCCGACGACGTCAAGTCGGCGCTGCTGCGCTTCGTCAAGAAGCCCCCGGTGGCCGCGGCGCTGGCCGGAGTCGGCGTGGTGACCATCGTCTTGGTGGTGCGCCGTATTCGTAACGGCTAG